ACAGCACAAATAGCGTCTACGTTCTCGACCCCCCTTTTTGATTCAATTTGAATACAAGTGATGAGTGTTTCATTAGCCGTTTTTAGGTACGTTGGGATATCGATGCCATGAGTGATGGCTGGAAACGCTGAGCCTTGGCCTCGAAGCCCTTGTGGCGGGAATTTTGAGTTGCTCACAACGGTAATCGCCTCTTCGGCGGTATTTATTTGGGGGACAACGATTCCGCTAGTTATTGTCAGTAGTGAAATGAGAGGGTTCGTGTTATGTACTTACTGTGCTCCAGCGTCCAAAGCTCTTTTAATCAAGTCCGCGTGAGTCATCCTGAGACGGACGAGTGGTGACACTCCAAGGGCAGCGATAGCAGCAGTAGAACTATGCATGGAGTCGTCACTGATATGGCCATGCTCGCaatcaatgatgatgccctttACAACCGTTAATAAAAAGCATGTATACAAAGGGTGAGCGGCACTTACATCGACTCCAGTTTGGGCTACAATTTGGGCTGTGCGAAAAGACGGAAGCCCCAAAAATGTCATGATAGGCTTTGAGTTGGCTCGAAGAGCATTGAGCAGACGCAATCGTGGGTTTTGAATTAAAGTCGTCATGGCTGATGCGTAGGACATTACTGTGGGTAAGTTTGACGACGCGCCAATCCAAAAGAAACAATGGACAATATTGAGCTATAGCGAAGTGAGCTGCAAAAGTAGCTGCGAAGTAATT
This genomic stretch from Trichoderma breve strain T069 chromosome 1, whole genome shotgun sequence harbors:
- a CDS encoding hpcH/HpaI aldolase/citrate lyase family domain-containing protein; this translates as MTTLIQNPRLRLLNALRANSKPIMTFLGLPSFRTAQIVAQTGVDGIIIDCEHGHISDDSMHSSTAAIAALGVSPLVRLRMTHADLIKRALDAGAHGIVVPQINTAEEAITVVSNSKFPPQGLRGQGSAFPAITHGIDIPTYLKTANETLITCIQIESKRGVENVDAICAVPGVDMVFIGPNDLALSILGYVPAKGDEPEFVDAIEKIVSAARKQGKWVGRLSNDGASSREHLKVFDTVALSYDIRAIQNWYTAELLTARS